TGAAGGAGCCTGTTAAAGGATTGACCTCGCCTCCGAGAGCTCCTTTTCCTTTCACGTACAAACCCTTCCTCATATCCTTGATCATTTCTTCAACGCTCCAATCCCGTGGCAACATGTAAGTGTTCGTCTGCCTTACAAGAATCGAGTGATTGTAGGACATGACCCTAGCATTGCCTGTGAGAAGGCCTCTTAACGATTTCGCTGTTGAGCGGCTGTGTAAAAACGATTTTAAAACCCCGTTTTCAACCGTGAAAACCTTGGTTTTCGGAGTGCCTTCATCATCGTAGGGTACGTAAACACCTCCTTGAACCCGCCCGTCATCAACTATAGTTACCAGTTCACTTGCTACTTGCTCACCAATCCTCCCCGCTAAGACGCTTCCCCCTGCCTCCACAATGTCGCCTTCAGTAGCATGACCGAAGGCTTCGTGAAGCATTAAGCCAACCATCTCGTTGTCGAGAATAATATCGTATCTTCCAGGGGTGACTCGCGGAGCGGTTAGCGATTCTATCAAGAGCTTCGCGTTTGCTGAAGCATATTCCTCTAAATCAATAGTCTTGAAGAACTCCCAACCCCCCACAGTGGACTCGGATACTGAAAGGGATTCGTAATTATTGTTTGAATGCGCAACCAACCTGCATCCAACACCAATCATTCTTCGCGTAGAATCGATGAAGTCTCCGTTGCTTGAAACATAGACTCGCCTATCCTTTTCAAAAGCGTATGGAATCGTTATACTAGAGAGCTCTTTAAACTCCTTCAACTTCTTATGCATTGTGTTGAGAATTTCGATTTTCTCAGCATAGTCGATATCAAACGGGTCTATTCCGTAATGACTTATAATTTTGTCTTTAAACGTGCCTCGAGACTCCATTGAAACAGTGCCACTATAAGGACTACTACTTTTTGCTATCTTCAAGGCTTTCTCTACCGTGAGTTTAAGATTCTCGTTAGACATGATGTTCGTGAAGGAGTAGCCAACTCTGTCTCCAATTAACACGCGCACACCTATTCCTCGGGAAAAGGATACCCCGGCATCCCTTACAACTCCATTATCCAGGACTATGGTTTCATACAAGTGCTCCTGGTATCTTAAGTCAACGAATTCGGCCCCTAGTTTGATTCCATGGGTAATTACGGAGTCAAAATCTAATTCCATAGGTCTCAACTTTGTTTAAATATTCATTTACGAAATAAATAGGTTGCGTTATAGTATTAATTGAAGGTTTTTAAGGCTTGGTTGAAAAACCCATTATATGGTGCTGAAGGTCCCGAACACTGCGGAGATCTTCTCGATGAAGAAGCGGTGGCTGCCTGAGTTATTTATCTAAGCGGCAATAACATTAGAAAAGAGAAAAATACGAGAATGATGTCTGGAGTATATTCCTCCTTCACCAAGAGTATGGGAGTCTTCATCTCCGAGCTCAGCCTGTGATACGAATACTCCTCTAAAAACCTCCCTACCTCAACTAATCCAGCTACTACCACAGGGATTCTAGCCGTCGTTTTCTCGTTTTTCAAAGCACCAATCATTAAAGACTCCACGAACCATTTCATGCCGTAGGGGACAAGTCTCCATATGAGAAGAGGGATATGAACCGCTTGTTTC
This region of Thermosphaera aggregans genomic DNA includes:
- a CDS encoding TldD/PmbA family protein, with amino-acid sequence MELDFDSVITHGIKLGAEFVDLRYQEHLYETIVLDNGVVRDAGVSFSRGIGVRVLIGDRVGYSFTNIMSNENLKLTVEKALKIAKSSSPYSGTVSMESRGTFKDKIISHYGIDPFDIDYAEKIEILNTMHKKLKEFKELSSITIPYAFEKDRRVYVSSNGDFIDSTRRMIGVGCRLVAHSNNNYESLSVSESTVGGWEFFKTIDLEEYASANAKLLIESLTAPRVTPGRYDIILDNEMVGLMLHEAFGHATEGDIVEAGGSVLAGRIGEQVASELVTIVDDGRVQGGVYVPYDDEGTPKTKVFTVENGVLKSFLHSRSTAKSLRGLLTGNARVMSYNHSILVRQTNTYMLPRDWSVEEMIKDMRKGLYVKGKGALGGEVNPLTGSFTFTSGPSYLVENGEPVKLVKGVMLSGIILDTLKRVDAVGKDLVVKTSVFGGCGKSGQMVRVGDGGPHVRVRGFVLGG